The following coding sequences are from one Leptolyngbya sp. NIES-3755 window:
- a CDS encoding hypothetical protein (similar to AA sequence:cyanobase_aa:cce_0121) translates to MKKVLLTLVLSGFGLINLAMLPSAASSRTVPRYNCLTREVWSPAKRAWCNAQNRMNLENTAWLLEDLSGTGVLDRAQTTLQFDQSNRLTGRGGCNRYFAEFDRQGDRFKVGAIGATKKACSPALMNQETRFFQALQRAERIRFERSFLLIDVEGSDQPLRFSRMTQKP, encoded by the coding sequence ATGAAAAAGGTACTGTTAACTCTGGTGCTCTCTGGTTTTGGTTTGATCAACTTAGCGATGCTTCCGAGTGCTGCATCGAGTCGAACGGTTCCTCGGTACAACTGTCTAACTCGTGAAGTTTGGAGTCCTGCAAAACGAGCTTGGTGTAATGCTCAAAACCGAATGAATTTAGAAAATACGGCATGGTTATTAGAAGATTTGAGCGGGACGGGAGTGCTCGATCGTGCTCAAACGACATTGCAATTTGATCAATCGAATCGGTTGACTGGACGAGGTGGCTGTAATCGATACTTTGCAGAGTTCGATCGACAAGGCGATCGCTTTAAGGTCGGTGCGATCGGCGCGACGAAAAAGGCTTGTTCTCCTGCTTTGATGAATCAAGAAACCCGATTCTTTCAAGCTCTACAACGAGCAGAGCGCATTCGATTTGAGCGATCGTTCTTATTGATTGACGTGGAAGGATCTGATCAGCCTCTGAGATTTTCGCGCATGACTCAGAAACCTTAG
- a CDS encoding putative glycosyl transferase (similar to AA sequence:cyanobase_aa:MAE41550) — protein sequence MEQLPLVSIIINNYNYATYLGAAIESALSQSYPHTEVIVVDDGSTDQSRSIIEQYGDRILPILKPNGGQASAFNAGFAASRGDFICFLDSDDLLVRDRVTIELQALLDHPDAGWSYHQLSFVDKDGFPLENSPTPLLEATYKFDLRQEMQQGTLNQIPLPLPGTDGYLYRRSHLQQILPMPEGEGVSLNDSYLQYASFALSKGIALTAQLHQQRIHGNNSFTLRNDRAKVKLRAKIHLLTGYWLRANFPEVHCYTDKLFAVGLGLSWKTGGIEPKYQELPEKYCAGVPLLDRLKLHTRALYYYLKP from the coding sequence ATGGAGCAACTCCCACTCGTTAGCATCATTATCAATAACTATAACTATGCGACCTATCTTGGAGCCGCGATCGAGAGCGCTCTTTCACAGTCGTATCCCCACACTGAAGTGATCGTCGTTGATGATGGTTCAACCGATCAGTCTCGATCGATCATTGAGCAATATGGCGATCGCATTCTTCCCATCCTGAAACCGAACGGGGGTCAAGCGTCTGCGTTCAATGCTGGATTTGCAGCGAGTCGAGGAGATTTTATTTGTTTTCTCGATTCGGATGATTTATTAGTTCGCGATCGAGTGACGATCGAGCTTCAAGCTTTACTCGATCATCCAGATGCAGGCTGGTCATACCATCAATTGAGCTTTGTGGATAAAGATGGATTCCCTTTAGAAAATTCTCCAACGCCGCTTCTTGAAGCAACTTACAAGTTCGATCTGCGACAAGAAATGCAGCAAGGAACACTCAATCAAATTCCATTACCGCTACCTGGAACAGATGGATATTTGTATCGTCGATCGCATTTACAGCAAATTCTCCCGATGCCTGAAGGAGAAGGCGTTTCATTGAATGATTCCTATCTCCAATATGCGAGTTTTGCGCTTTCTAAAGGGATCGCGCTAACGGCTCAACTGCACCAACAGCGGATACATGGTAATAATTCGTTCACGCTGAGAAACGATCGAGCCAAAGTCAAATTGAGAGCGAAAATTCATCTCCTAACAGGCTATTGGCTTAGAGCAAATTTTCCAGAAGTTCATTGCTACACCGATAAATTGTTCGCGGTTGGTTTGGGACTGTCCTGGAAAACAGGCGGCATCGAACCCAAATATCAAGAGCTTCCAGAGAAATACTGCGCGGGTGTGCCCCTACTCGATCGCCTCAAACTTCACACCAGAGCACTTTACTACTATCTGAAACCATGA
- a CDS encoding multi-sensor hybrid histidine kinase (similar to AA sequence:cyanobase_aa:LBDG_15960) encodes MHSEETVDRAAQFKEQTTQPREVKTEHDRFFALSLDMLAIANFEGCFLKINPAWTATLGWTETELVNKPYLDFVHPDDVEATIAEAQRLSEGHPTIKFENRYRHKDGSYRWLSWKVASFPQTQHLYAIAHDITEDKQIEVQREELLQQEKAAREAAENANRIKDEFLAVLSHELRTPLNPILGWSKLLQRSTTDPNLLRGLETIERNAKLQAQLIDDLLDVSRILRGKLVLHQSAVALSAVIRSALETVELAAQVKSINLTTNLDPTVGNVLGDPGRLQQIVWNLLSNAVKFTPDGGKVEVRLGKAGSTAFLQVNDTGKGIAPDFVPFVFESFRQEDNATTRNFGGLGLGLAIARQLVELHGGTIKVESLGEGKGATFTVMLPLMD; translated from the coding sequence ATGCACTCCGAAGAAACCGTCGATCGCGCAGCACAATTCAAAGAACAAACCACTCAACCGCGAGAAGTCAAGACCGAGCACGATCGGTTTTTCGCTTTGTCTCTGGATATGTTAGCGATCGCTAATTTTGAGGGTTGTTTTCTCAAGATCAATCCTGCTTGGACGGCAACACTCGGTTGGACAGAAACAGAACTCGTGAACAAGCCGTACCTCGACTTTGTGCATCCCGATGATGTTGAAGCCACGATCGCAGAAGCACAACGCTTGAGTGAAGGACATCCCACAATCAAATTTGAGAATCGCTATCGCCACAAAGATGGTTCGTATCGTTGGTTGTCCTGGAAAGTCGCTTCATTTCCACAAACTCAACATCTCTATGCGATCGCGCATGACATTACAGAAGACAAACAAATCGAAGTTCAGCGAGAGGAATTACTCCAGCAAGAAAAAGCTGCCCGTGAAGCTGCGGAAAACGCGAACCGGATCAAAGATGAATTTCTCGCAGTTCTCTCGCACGAATTGAGAACACCGCTGAATCCGATTCTAGGCTGGTCAAAACTGTTACAACGAAGTACCACCGATCCAAATCTACTTCGGGGACTCGAAACGATCGAGCGCAATGCGAAATTACAAGCTCAGTTGATCGATGATCTGCTCGATGTTTCGCGAATTCTTAGAGGCAAGTTAGTGCTTCATCAATCTGCGGTTGCTTTATCTGCGGTGATTCGATCGGCTTTGGAAACGGTGGAACTTGCAGCACAGGTGAAATCGATCAACCTTACGACTAATCTTGATCCAACCGTTGGCAATGTTTTAGGAGATCCCGGACGCTTGCAGCAGATTGTTTGGAACTTGCTCTCGAATGCGGTGAAATTCACACCCGACGGCGGAAAGGTCGAAGTTCGATTAGGAAAAGCAGGCTCAACCGCATTTTTGCAGGTGAATGATACTGGAAAAGGGATTGCTCCCGATTTTGTGCCGTTTGTATTTGAGTCGTTTCGACAAGAAGACAATGCCACGACTCGGAACTTTGGTGGGCTAGGATTGGGACTCGCGATCGCACGTCAGTTGGTGGAACTGCACGGGGGCACGATCAAGGTCGAGAGTTTGGGCGAAGGAAAAGGGGCAACGTTTACAGTGATGCTGCCGTTGATGGATTGA
- a CDS encoding hypothetical protein (hypothetical protein MAE_41540;~similar to AA sequence:cyanobase_aa:LBDG_25480), with protein sequence MSLRSKVLRGSAYLVCREGLGMLISIGNVLLVTRTIGPTQYGLFATAFGLSQFLQTFGHLGVGVYLIRQEGEQTPRDYHQAFTLLLILGLIFGSIAWFSVPFLQAWLNIDGFAPIFQLLIFFSFLTIIDQAPLAKLERDLEFKRVAWVELLGQLLLFIISLTLALKGFGAWAPTIAWCAHQTQTCILLWAVSRLRPKLCWDTDRIKEMMSYGLGVSASGWVWYLKTLINPLIVGRFAGETAVGQIALAIRMLDVLSFAKAATYRISIAALAQLQSDGNRLKKAISEGMELQLLALGPILILASWMGPIVFPLLFGEEWIPAMSIFPLLGVTYLTNAAFNLHCSTLYVLRRNWEVTAFHAAYVILFGILAFFLVPPLGISGYAWAEVLSIVTYVVAHLYIHRLIGSPNYQIAAIWWAGFTLAMFSYQLGWWVAGVLGLVFLLPETRSRLVTYLKHFRALKTG encoded by the coding sequence ATGAGTTTGCGATCGAAAGTGCTGCGCGGAAGTGCCTACCTAGTCTGTCGAGAAGGATTGGGAATGTTGATCAGTATCGGGAATGTTCTGCTCGTGACTCGAACGATCGGACCGACTCAATACGGATTGTTTGCGACTGCGTTTGGACTGAGCCAATTTCTTCAGACCTTTGGGCATTTAGGCGTGGGAGTGTACTTGATTCGCCAAGAAGGAGAGCAAACACCGAGAGACTATCATCAGGCATTTACACTGTTGCTGATTTTGGGTTTGATATTTGGCTCGATCGCATGGTTCTCTGTCCCCTTCCTTCAGGCGTGGTTGAACATTGATGGATTCGCACCGATTTTTCAACTGCTGATCTTTTTCTCATTTTTAACCATCATTGATCAAGCGCCCTTAGCAAAGTTAGAACGCGATCTAGAATTTAAGCGCGTAGCTTGGGTGGAACTATTAGGACAACTGTTATTGTTTATTATTTCGCTCACTTTAGCGCTGAAAGGATTTGGAGCTTGGGCACCAACGATCGCATGGTGCGCTCATCAGACTCAAACCTGTATTTTGCTGTGGGCGGTATCGCGATTGCGTCCAAAACTCTGTTGGGATACTGATCGAATCAAAGAAATGATGTCCTACGGATTAGGCGTTTCGGCATCAGGCTGGGTTTGGTATCTCAAGACCTTAATCAATCCCTTGATTGTGGGACGATTCGCAGGAGAAACCGCTGTCGGACAGATTGCTCTAGCAATTCGGATGTTAGATGTGCTGAGCTTTGCCAAAGCAGCGACGTATCGAATTTCGATCGCGGCACTTGCTCAACTCCAAAGCGACGGAAACCGACTGAAAAAAGCGATTTCTGAAGGCATGGAACTTCAGCTATTAGCACTGGGACCGATTTTAATTTTGGCAAGCTGGATGGGTCCGATCGTCTTTCCGCTCTTGTTCGGAGAGGAATGGATACCTGCGATGTCGATTTTCCCACTGCTCGGTGTGACTTATCTAACCAATGCAGCATTTAACTTACACTGCTCTACCTTATATGTGCTACGACGAAACTGGGAAGTGACTGCGTTTCATGCGGCGTATGTGATTTTATTTGGTATTCTCGCCTTCTTCTTAGTGCCTCCGCTTGGAATTTCTGGATATGCTTGGGCGGAGGTTTTATCGATCGTCACTTATGTAGTCGCTCATTTGTATATTCACCGTTTGATTGGTAGTCCGAACTATCAAATTGCTGCCATCTGGTGGGCAGGTTTTACACTTGCAATGTTTAGTTATCAACTCGGTTGGTGGGTCGCTGGAGTGTTGGGACTCGTATTTTTGCTACCTGAAACTCGCAGTCGCCTTGTCACGTATCTCAAGCATTTTCGCGCTCTCAAGACGGGGTAA
- a CDS encoding putative amino acid transporter (similar to AA sequence:cyanobase_aa:Npun_F2400): MVGPIVPPKQYRKQFSQWLLNTDRSEAEKHHVRKPWWQVMCLTGVDYFSTLGYQPGIAALAAGALSPIATLILVLLTLFGALPIYRRVAAISPHGEGSIAMLEHLLPGWQGKLFVLCLLGFVATDFIITITLSAADATAHIIENPFVPAFLHDQSVTITLILIALLGAVFLRGFQEAIGIAVFLVAIYLLLNLVTIAVGTVQVLQNLSVINNWQQALFAQQSNPILIIGVAALLFPKLALGLSGFETGVAVMPLVRGRRTDTEEAPKGRIRNTHKLLGTAALIMSFFLIASSLVTTLLIPAAEFQDGGSANGRALAYLAHRYLGDGFGTVYDLSTIAILWFAGASAMAGLLNIVPRYLPRYGMAPSWTLMIRPLVLIYTTIAFVVTIIFEANVEAQGGAYATGVLVLMSSAAFAVTLSTRRRRSKAVTLAFSAITLVFIYTTIVNIIERPEGIRIASMFIGAIILMSMISRVTRSTELRAERIEFDETARQFLAQENHHAVRLIANRLNVGDEREYFFKEQEVREDTHIPSDETILFLEIQISDASQFSDTIQVRGAQVGAYRILRARSAAVPNAIAAIALAIRDETGRLPHVYFGWIEGNPIQYLMRFILLGEGDIAILTREVLRKAEKDPHHRPRIHVGG; encoded by the coding sequence ATGGTCGGACCGATCGTTCCACCGAAACAGTATCGCAAACAGTTCTCACAATGGTTACTCAACACCGATCGGAGTGAGGCAGAAAAGCATCATGTGAGAAAACCTTGGTGGCAGGTGATGTGTCTGACCGGGGTAGATTATTTCTCGACTTTAGGATATCAGCCTGGAATCGCGGCATTGGCGGCAGGTGCACTTTCCCCGATCGCGACTCTGATTCTCGTGTTGCTGACCTTGTTTGGAGCATTGCCGATTTACAGGCGAGTGGCGGCAATTAGTCCACATGGGGAAGGCTCGATCGCCATGCTCGAACATCTCCTTCCAGGTTGGCAAGGAAAACTATTTGTCCTGTGTTTATTAGGATTTGTGGCGACGGATTTTATTATCACGATTACGCTCTCGGCTGCGGATGCGACGGCTCATATTATTGAAAATCCTTTTGTTCCTGCGTTTCTGCATGATCAGAGTGTCACGATTACGCTGATCTTGATTGCACTATTAGGGGCTGTGTTTCTTCGAGGCTTTCAAGAAGCGATCGGAATTGCAGTCTTTCTAGTCGCCATCTATTTATTGTTGAACTTGGTTACGATCGCAGTTGGAACCGTTCAAGTGTTGCAAAACCTATCGGTAATCAACAATTGGCAGCAAGCCTTATTCGCACAGCAATCGAATCCAATATTAATCATCGGCGTTGCTGCATTGTTATTTCCAAAATTAGCACTGGGACTCTCTGGATTTGAAACTGGGGTCGCAGTAATGCCACTGGTGCGAGGACGCAGAACGGATACTGAAGAAGCTCCGAAAGGTCGAATTCGCAACACTCACAAGCTACTGGGCACTGCTGCGTTGATCATGAGCTTTTTTCTGATTGCCAGTAGTCTCGTCACCACGTTATTGATTCCTGCGGCAGAATTTCAGGACGGAGGAAGCGCGAACGGGCGGGCACTCGCTTATCTTGCTCATCGTTATTTAGGAGATGGCTTTGGGACAGTGTATGACCTCAGCACGATCGCAATTTTGTGGTTTGCTGGAGCGTCTGCAATGGCGGGATTATTGAATATTGTGCCGCGCTATTTACCGCGCTATGGAATGGCTCCAAGTTGGACATTGATGATTCGTCCTTTGGTACTGATCTATACGACGATCGCATTTGTGGTCACGATTATTTTTGAAGCGAATGTGGAAGCTCAAGGGGGAGCTTATGCAACCGGAGTTTTAGTATTAATGAGTTCGGCTGCATTTGCGGTCACGCTTTCAACTCGAAGACGACGATCGAAGGCGGTCACACTTGCGTTTAGTGCAATTACATTAGTGTTTATCTACACGACGATCGTGAATATCATTGAGCGTCCTGAAGGCATTCGGATTGCCTCAATGTTCATTGGAGCGATTATTCTGATGTCAATGATTTCGCGGGTGACGCGATCGACTGAACTGAGAGCAGAACGGATCGAATTCGATGAGACAGCGCGACAGTTCTTAGCGCAAGAGAATCACCATGCAGTGCGACTGATTGCGAATCGGTTGAATGTTGGAGATGAACGGGAGTATTTCTTCAAAGAACAAGAAGTCCGCGAAGATACTCATATTCCATCAGATGAGACGATTCTGTTTTTAGAAATTCAGATTTCGGATGCGTCGCAGTTCTCCGATACGATTCAAGTTCGAGGCGCTCAGGTCGGGGCTTATCGAATTCTGAGGGCGAGAAGTGCAGCCGTACCGAATGCGATCGCTGCCATTGCTCTGGCGATTCGAGATGAAACGGGTCGGCTCCCGCATGTGTACTTTGGCTGGATCGAAGGAAATCCGATTCAATATTTGATGCGGTTTATTCTGCTCGGTGAAGGAGATATCGCGATTCTGACTCGTGAAGTTTTACGTAAGGCAGAGAAAGACCCGCATCATCGTCCTCGAATCCATGTGGGTGGATAG
- a CDS encoding O-antigen polymerase (similar to AA sequence:cyanobase_aa:LBDG_25460) produces MNRLDRFERGYAILVMLYFSGCLTNIMNGSILLPQESTPEINVIASPIVSAFQNLLFLILFGLIALRIKYFLPVVAKRKMLWVVVGIAIASVVWSEVPDLTFRRGNLLLFSTLLSLYFAMRFPLRQQLHMLAQTFGILAVSNFLFTLAFPSQGINRMAHAGAWMGITLHKNGLAGLMVLSAVIFFSIVIDKRERTLATFGGLAISVLLVILSTSRTGLSVMILLMVLTYAFQLLRSKSTFALPAFLAGFLTIGATIVLVVDNYERILTSMGRDATLTGRTTIWEVALERWTERPWFGYGYQSFWIPDQGNSLEVLYRMSWQPAHGHNGFLDLLVELGAVGFVAFAISLLIAFKRAIAWYKLNPNAIGTLPLISFCYVIMYNLTESSLLFTPNGINWFLYVLMSTSILIQAFPVMNASETVIEPEPLISM; encoded by the coding sequence ATGAACCGACTCGATCGATTTGAACGGGGCTACGCGATCCTCGTCATGCTCTATTTTTCAGGCTGTTTAACCAATATCATGAACGGTTCGATCCTGCTTCCACAAGAATCGACTCCGGAGATTAATGTGATTGCAAGTCCGATCGTTTCAGCGTTTCAAAATCTACTATTTCTGATTCTGTTTGGCTTGATTGCGCTGCGAATCAAATACTTTCTGCCTGTGGTGGCGAAAAGAAAAATGCTGTGGGTCGTCGTGGGAATTGCGATCGCATCAGTTGTATGGTCTGAAGTTCCAGATCTGACGTTTCGACGCGGGAATCTGTTGCTGTTTAGTACATTGCTCTCGCTGTACTTTGCAATGCGATTTCCCTTACGGCAACAGCTTCACATGCTGGCACAAACTTTTGGAATTCTCGCAGTGTCAAACTTCCTATTTACCTTGGCATTTCCGAGTCAGGGGATCAATCGAATGGCTCACGCTGGAGCCTGGATGGGAATTACACTGCACAAAAATGGTTTGGCGGGACTGATGGTATTAAGTGCAGTTATCTTTTTTTCGATCGTTATTGATAAACGAGAACGCACTCTTGCTACATTCGGCGGATTAGCCATTTCTGTGCTGTTGGTGATACTTTCAACTTCCCGCACCGGACTGTCTGTGATGATCCTGCTCATGGTGTTGACTTACGCCTTTCAACTGCTGCGATCGAAATCGACGTTTGCGCTGCCTGCCTTCTTAGCGGGGTTCTTAACCATTGGAGCCACGATCGTTTTGGTGGTCGATAACTATGAGCGAATCCTGACTTCGATGGGGCGAGATGCAACGCTGACGGGACGCACAACCATTTGGGAAGTGGCACTCGAACGTTGGACAGAACGTCCGTGGTTTGGCTATGGGTATCAGTCGTTTTGGATACCTGACCAAGGCAACTCTTTGGAAGTACTCTATCGCATGAGTTGGCAACCTGCTCACGGTCACAATGGATTTTTGGATCTCTTAGTCGAGCTTGGAGCCGTTGGATTTGTTGCCTTTGCGATTAGTTTATTGATTGCCTTTAAGAGAGCGATCGCTTGGTACAAACTCAATCCCAACGCGATCGGAACTTTGCCACTGATTTCATTCTGCTATGTGATTATGTACAACCTTACAGAGAGTTCACTCCTGTTCACCCCGAATGGCATTAACTGGTTTCTCTATGTGCTGATGAGTACATCAATCTTGATTCAAGCCTTTCCAGTGATGAACGCTTCAGAGACAGTGATCGAACCAGAACCGCTCATTAGTATGTGA
- a CDS encoding metallophosphoesterase (similar to AA sequence:cyanobase_aa:LBDG_25510), translating to MISSPLRIAQVTDLHLFAKSDQCLLGMPTLRSLKALIEQVQQLHPKPDVLLLTGDLSQDGTIESYDRLQTLLSPLEIPTYWLPGNHDCVEAMERSLTEFFPEKSFERGGWRFLLLNSQDPGCVHGRLSIESLNWLDRQLAEHPNVPTLVSLHHPPFNVNSTWLDTSTLQNSAEFLEVLDRYPQVKLVVFGHIHQEFQHQRKTVTFLGAPSTSIQFAKESDEFALGQEQPGFRFIELYPNGTWISQVQRVKFSHALDLAATGY from the coding sequence ATGATTTCGTCACCTCTTCGGATTGCTCAAGTGACTGATTTGCATCTATTTGCCAAGTCAGATCAGTGTCTTTTGGGAATGCCTACCCTACGATCGCTAAAGGCACTCATCGAGCAAGTCCAACAGCTTCACCCCAAACCGGATGTGTTACTGCTGACCGGTGATTTGTCCCAAGACGGAACCATCGAATCTTACGATCGCTTACAAACCTTGCTCAGTCCATTAGAAATTCCAACCTATTGGCTACCCGGAAATCATGACTGTGTAGAAGCAATGGAACGATCGCTCACAGAGTTCTTTCCAGAAAAATCCTTTGAGCGAGGCGGTTGGCGATTTTTGCTCTTGAACTCTCAAGATCCGGGCTGTGTACATGGGCGATTGTCGATCGAGAGTTTGAACTGGCTCGATCGACAATTAGCTGAGCACCCAAATGTTCCGACTTTGGTTTCGCTGCATCATCCACCGTTTAATGTAAATTCGACTTGGCTCGATACCAGTACCTTACAGAACTCAGCAGAATTTCTAGAAGTTCTCGATCGCTATCCGCAAGTCAAGCTCGTTGTGTTTGGGCACATTCATCAAGAATTCCAGCACCAGCGAAAGACAGTGACGTTTTTGGGAGCACCTTCGACCTCTATTCAATTTGCCAAAGAAAGTGACGAATTTGCTTTAGGACAGGAACAGCCTGGGTTCCGATTCATCGAGCTTTATCCGAATGGAACTTGGATCTCTCAAGTACAACGAGTAAAATTCAGTCACGCTTTGGATTTAGCAGCAACCGGATACTAA
- a CDS encoding putative glycosyl transferase (similar to AA sequence:cyanobase_aa:MAE41550) encodes MNQFPLVSILINNYNYENYVSQAIESALNQTYDRVEVVVVDDGSRDNSRKVIEQYGDRIVSVFKQNGGQGSAFNAGFAASQGDLICFLDADDYCFPEKASQIAKAFQDDPELGWVFHRLKRVNAEGEALDSRSGMTEFGRFDFRSQMLSGQAVRPIFPATSGLCFRREILQQTLPMPEPLRISADNFLRLSAIHLTPGLLIDAELAVHRIHGSNSYESRKDTAYLHAETNIQTSYHLRQRFPETKAFTDQLFSHSYGQIAGRSGFDRLSKIPESNAYLKEYFSLASWISYSPKIAYNYAKSFLKR; translated from the coding sequence ATGAACCAGTTTCCGCTCGTGAGTATTCTGATCAATAACTATAACTATGAGAACTATGTCTCTCAAGCGATCGAGAGTGCCTTGAATCAAACTTACGATCGGGTTGAAGTGGTCGTGGTAGATGATGGCTCTAGGGACAATTCGCGAAAAGTAATTGAGCAATATGGCGATCGTATTGTTTCAGTGTTTAAACAAAATGGAGGTCAGGGATCAGCGTTTAATGCGGGTTTTGCGGCGAGTCAGGGGGATTTGATTTGTTTTTTGGATGCGGATGACTATTGTTTCCCAGAGAAAGCGAGTCAGATTGCAAAAGCGTTTCAGGATGATCCGGAGTTAGGGTGGGTGTTTCATCGGTTGAAGCGCGTGAATGCAGAGGGAGAAGCGCTCGATTCAAGGAGTGGAATGACTGAATTTGGCAGATTTGACTTTCGATCGCAGATGTTGAGCGGTCAAGCTGTACGTCCGATTTTTCCAGCCACGAGCGGTCTATGTTTTCGACGGGAGATCTTGCAGCAAACATTACCCATGCCTGAACCATTACGGATTTCAGCGGATAATTTTTTGCGGCTGTCTGCGATTCATCTGACTCCTGGATTGCTGATCGATGCAGAACTCGCAGTCCACCGAATTCACGGCTCGAATTCTTATGAATCTAGAAAAGATACCGCTTATCTACATGCAGAAACGAATATTCAAACTTCGTACCATTTGAGACAGCGATTTCCTGAAACGAAAGCATTTACGGATCAGTTATTCTCACATTCTTATGGGCAAATTGCAGGACGATCGGGATTCGATCGACTTTCCAAAATTCCAGAGTCGAATGCGTACCTCAAAGAGTATTTCTCGCTGGCTTCTTGGATTTCGTACAGTCCCAAAATTGCCTACAACTATGCGAAATCTTTTTTGAAGCGTTGA
- a CDS encoding TspO and MBR like protein (similar to AA sequence:cyanobase_aa:PCC7424_0487), with protein sequence MNAGIVIAIVTFTISLGSFLFRPKADLRWVKRLNLPRWLAIVEPLIPVIWTVIFTCGAFSAWLVWKADPGSSKTWLIMGFYLLVEVVTVAYIPVTLRLQSLAIGTVIGGFGAVLGYVLAIAVFPISPLAAVLLLPYLLWSPVGTYATRELIDFNPEAI encoded by the coding sequence TTGAACGCTGGAATCGTTATTGCGATCGTTACTTTTACAATTTCGCTGGGGAGTTTCCTATTTCGCCCGAAAGCCGATCTTCGCTGGGTGAAACGGTTGAATTTGCCGCGCTGGTTAGCGATCGTTGAACCTTTGATCCCGGTGATTTGGACGGTGATTTTTACCTGTGGTGCGTTTTCTGCATGGCTTGTGTGGAAAGCCGATCCAGGAAGCTCCAAAACTTGGTTAATTATGGGCTTCTATTTGCTGGTAGAAGTTGTAACAGTGGCTTATATTCCGGTCACATTGAGGCTTCAGAGCTTAGCAATCGGAACGGTCATCGGTGGATTTGGCGCGGTTTTGGGATACGTTTTAGCGATCGCAGTCTTTCCGATTTCTCCACTAGCAGCAGTATTATTGTTACCGTATCTGTTGTGGAGTCCAGTTGGAACGTATGCGACTCGTGAACTAATCGATTTCAATCCAGAAGCAATCTGA